The sequence TTTATTGTTTTAATGGTTTCAAATGTGTCATACTTATTTTAGATTAACTATGTATGATTGACTCCTATATGCACTATATTGGTCATTTTTAGGGATGTTGTTTTTATCTAGATTTTGATTGCTCCAGACTACTACGACTACCAAATCACACCTTGGATTTTGGTGCGTCATCCCTTGACAGTCTGTATTGTGATGAAACACTCTGGGAGTGTCTTTGACTGATGCATGTGCTAGCAGCTTCAGCTAAGAGAGAGGCTTAGATATAGCTTGTCTTCAGACAATCAGCAAACTGAATTACTTTAGATAGGCTGTAATTGTAAAGACCAAGCAAGTGACAGCCTAACTAGCAACATCTAGTACCCGAGGTAACCTGCCCAGAGAAGCCATCCCACACAAAGCATCACAAGAACTGCCCTTTTAAGAGCAAGAAAGCAGAAACGCTGTAACACCCTCCATCTGCACTACTTTTGAGCCTTAAGCCACACATATCCCCCTCACTTATAGCCTCTATATCCCCACACATAGCAGAGCCCAGATCTTCACTATAGCACATACCAGTACACATATCCCATAACATTCACATTAATTTCATTCACCACATCGTTAACTCAGATTGTTAAACACCAATTTAAGCCAATTCATAAACTGAACTTGCTCCACTAGATCACCCATTagctgtattttaaataaatacagaaaagcAAGCCTCCACACAAGGTAGCAGTACACCTGCTATATTTAAAGCCCAAACCCACTCAGGGCAAACCTACCCCCCCTGCCCGCCACACCCCATAGAGCTACTAACTCTGAGGACTCCATAGATCATCATAGTATACACAGAACTAGAGCTATAAaccaaagcaaaagagctataaacaaaaactgcaaaacaagctataaacatttcccactgcAGCAGAGCCACCGCTCCAGCTGATATCGTGTATACTTTCTCGCccgttctctcctccctccccccccccccactccccatctTATTTCCATCACAGGTTGCGCCACAGAAAAAACAAGAGACTAGCAACATCTAGCATTAATCCAGAAATGTGAAATtgctcccttgatcttgtcttctgttactactgctccatctctagtttcaactTAACATTCCCACTCTCAGACCACAACCTCCTTACCTTCAGTCTCACCTTACCTAAtgggtaaggtgaggctgaaggaaaggaggcaCCCACATGTACACAACATCTAAGTACTTTTAACCAAATCagcttctcatcttcactaaaacaactattttccaATAAGTCTAcactgtcctgccctaatcagaccacctctttctaaaacaaaacacttacttcagccctagataatgcagctccagctaccataAACAGTCTCTGACGATCCAAACCCTACCTGCACCACAGAGCGCCACTGAAGGAActctcgttcctatcccgatttcctccactataaattcatcctttcatcttacagcaattacaattgccaaacaaacattcttcaaatctttgatatccacccagtcttctaagcCACGTTGTctgtttgccaccttcaactcacttcgcTGTCCACCTGCATCTCCTcgccttcctccctcacagcccacgattttgccacctacttcaaaaatcggcaccattcgacaagatatttcctcatgacaACTTCTACACACTCCattcactctacccaccttcacccaGAATCCCCAATCCACTCTTAATTTATTCTCCCTcggccctattccctcccaacttccccACTTCCTCTCCTCTACTGCATACCCTCCTCTAGATCAccttttcaacctgtctctcCCCACTGGCACAATTCtattctcctttaaacatgcgcttatcacaccaattctaaagaaaccatctctcaatccagcctctctctccaactaacgccctatttctctcctcccctttgcctgaaaactacttgagtgattggTACACAaactccggtctcactttctctcctcttattCCATTCTAgattctctgcaatcaggcttccgcccccaacattccactgaaactgctcccACAAACTTAACCGCTGATCTATTAACTGCAAACTCATTCTCCAGGACCTCcttgctgcttttgacacagttTATCATCCTCTTTTccaacacacccttcactccattagcctttgtgacacagttcatTCTTGGTTCTCTTCCTACCTATTCAACCACTCCTTtaatgtttctacctctggcacatcctcccctccactctgaCTATCTGTTAGGGTCCTACAGGCTCTGtttttggccctttacttttacatttttcaccCCTTCTCTTGggagcactaattcgctcattcagcctccagtaccacctctacgctgatgacacccaaatctatatttcttccCCTGACTTTTCCAGTATaatcaactgtctttcagctatctccacatggatattacaacgctacctaaagctcaacatatccaaaacacagCTTGTTATCcttcctcctgccagaatcatcacctaccctcaaatctccctcactcttAACAACACCataatttcctcagtcttccaagcCTGCTGCATTGGTGTCACTTGACTACgccttctgctttattcctcacatctagactctctcccaatcctgtgaatttcaccttaaaaacattgccagaatacacccttttgtTACTCAATATGCTACAAAAacgcttatccattctctcatcatctcccgtcttgactactgtaacctcctgctATCCGGCATTCCGACGCCCAAATATCCACGCTTTTatccatcctaaatactgctgcaagactgatcttcctctcgcACGGTTCCACATCTgccgcaccactttgcaaatccctacattggctccctgtgtcctccagaatgccATTCAAAATTACCTacccttacctataaagccctcaatgacaccaccccttcataaatctcaaatcaaaatactctccctcctgccctcttagatctacctctgacctgcgccttgtctggtCTCATAACAACCTCTCACTCACTCCTACACAAATTCTCCTGTGCTGATGTCCACTAACGTAATTcactaccacgcccaatcaggctttccacttgccttcaaatctttagacgatCTCTAAAAATCCATCTCTTCTTTCAAGCTTACTTTATCCcggatgatactattcacactaatgcaccctcatagCTGTCCCCATCTGACtcgctcttgtttcagctgtgccccccttccacttagaatgtaagctctctaatgagcagggtctttcATAACATTtggtttcatgtctgcatttattttgtctgccttgtatgtccttgttttctctactgtactgAGCTACGGAGCCATGTGGTGCCTTAccaatctacaataataataatataataataataataataataataataataatattattattaagtcAATACtattaaatatactttatttttttaaattattatcgtagatttgtaaagtgCCAAATGgctcagcagcactgtacagtatggAAACAGTACATACAAGgtagaaaaatctatttttttgtgtTTGGAATAAAAACTACTACTCTATCCGAcatcctcctttttttttaatcaaattacaGAAATATCCTTCTGTATGACGACATGCAAgcacctaaaatatatatatgtacaaatacatcatgtgtcatgttaACTACTGCAGAATATGTACTAAATATCCTTACCTTGCATttatgtgacatcacaaaagaagGCACCAGCAGAATCAAGCACTTTAGGCCCATGAAGAAAAACTTCCCAATAAAGTCTGTGATGCCTACAACCCACAGGGCATCCCAGAATTGCAAAGGTCCAAGAGTAGGGTTCATGAAAATCAAGctgcaaaaaacataaaaacaaggtAGTCGATTTCAGCTACTCTTCACTCTCGTTATAATTTTCTGAAATGAAAGTCTTAATCTGTGCATTTGAAATGGGAGTAGAGAAAGGGTGTACATTAGCGTAACACAGTAATGGGCAACATGATCACACTTCAGGTGCTGCATGGGTGGCCCTCTAATCttaaaaagggccacacattgcattttaataaacTACTGAGTTTAAGTGATACATTACAATCAAAGAAATAGAtccctatctgtaataatatatcagcaggcatcttaaacaagtgttacaagctagaaCAACAAAACTGGCATCAAAGCAGGAATTAGCTGGGGGTCtcaggtgaaggcttggggggCTGAATGCGACTCTAGAGCATAGTTTCCtgctctcccgaaatgtccaggagactcctgaatttctaggAGATATCTCGGACTCCGGAAAGAGCAGTTTGACCTCCCGCCTATGCCCACTTCTCTAGTAAAGTGAGTGGGacttaatgatgtgattcacaATGAATTATGTCAGTATAGGCCCCCACCTCCCCAGACTCAGCAGACTTCTTTAATGCTTATCTGCACTAAAATACCTGTGTCCCATGGCAACACTGACAAATCAGTCACTCTTAGAGACGGAAGACCGGAGCCGACAGTTAGTCATCAGCACCCCAACAATGACTGGACTTTTTCCGCCCCGATTTGCCAATTTTAGTCTCACACTTTCCGCTAACAGATATGTTTTAAGGGTATCTcagattttataaatattttacaatatttaacaaaaaaatataacataccTGTAATAAAGTGCCTGAGAAGAAAAGGTGTAATACAAAAGGACTGAGGAGCCTGACAAGAATAATAGGAGCCAAATGCACTGCAATTTGGAACACttatcctgcaaaacaaaaatatcaCATTTATAAAATTGCACAagattttcaaaatgtattaaacCCCTTCTGTAGAAGGAGATGACTCACTGCAGGGACATAAAAACAGTGCAAAAGCAAAGAATACTTCAGATGATACTGTAAGTTTTCAGAACAGATACAGCCGAATGCACACTTTTATAGTCTTTGTGAGGTGTGGTCTCATTTACCTGTAACAAGATCAGAAAAGTGAAGTGTGGAGAAAGATAATAAGAAGATGTTTGTTGTATACATGTTATCACTTGTCCCATTGGTATTTAGACCCTGGTCATATAAGCAATATATGCTGCTCAAGTGAACACATGATCAAGTCCACAATGATCACAGATAGTAGGCAGAATTGATTCATGTCTGTCATGTGGAATTATGTCATAGCATAGGTGCTAATAACAAAACAGCTATTCCCTTCCTCAGCACAACTACTTGATCTATATGGCTTCAATATCTGCAAGTACCTCAGAATGGTTTCCATGTGTCCATATGACACAGTGGGATGTAACCAATATATATCACATAGGTACATACACATCCTGTTAAAAAGTGTGTATTTTTTGGAGGTACAAGACAATTTAACGTTTTAGAGGCATTTGTATACAAACCTGCTGTGACAAAATCACTGCCTTTACAAACATGACAGTTGCTGGCAAGTTTACATCTAAATCAATGCATAAACCACCGCACAAAAAGAATCCAAACAGAAAATGAACTGCAATTCTCAAAAGCAAGCAATTATATTATGTGTTTGCTGTCTCTAGGAATAACACTCAAATATGAGCTTACTTACTCTTAGAAAAACCTGATTTACAATGCATTTGTTTGCATACAGAAAAGTTGTTAGCAGACCAATTCCAACAGAAATTCctattagaaaacaaaataaaagcagttaaaatataaaaagaagtaaaaaagaaataacgtatgaaaagtaaaaaaaaaagctgaaaataaaaaaaatggaaactaTACATCTGAAAGAAtcacctgaaaaataaaataacctgAGCTGTCAAATACGAACACGGCAAAATGAATACCATTTGGTTTAAAGCTGAAGTTAAAAGTAAAAAAGCTTTTCTGCTAATCATTATGACGTTGAGTTCTAATAGTAAGCAACAGAAAAAGCTTGGTATGTAATTTAACCATATATTCTATTTGGAATAATATTCAGATTTGAAAATGAGGAATACCTGTTATGTGCTGAACAATCAGCTTGGCACTAAAGATTAAAATGTATGGAAAACTTTTACTGAGCCATTGATAGACATGCAAGACATCTGAGATGCTGTTGCCATGTTCTCTTGTGTCAGTGTTATTTGGATCTTCTTGCCCATCCGCATCATTAGAATTAGAATGTGTATGGCCATGGCGACTCTGAATATGTATGGTTGGTCTGGCATGTCTGGAGGCAGACCTTGTGCCACTTTCAGAATTCGATGGGTGTATATTTATTGATGCATCTCCTGTATTGCAGGAACCTTCTGCAGGTGGACGAGAAGCAGGAAAAGAAAGGCTGGCTGAAGAGTCATCATTTCCAGAGCTTGTCTGCATGATGGAAGTCTTGTCGTCTAAATTACTGTCCTCGCTGCTACATTTCCTGAGTTAGAAATACAATACAAATTAAAAGCCTTCAATGAGCAAGTGACTTTTTGAATCATAGCACTATTAAAGTTTCACAGTATACAGTCTTGCTCAATAAATACAAGTTATATAAACTAACTTCTAACAACTACAAgataacaaattatatataaaaagtgcCATAAAATCAGGTTAACGAGTTCTCAGGCAACAGGAACTCCACATGAAAAGAGATCATTCAGACTTGGTTCCCCtcatagaccatacttgccaacctttgaaaactGAATTCCGGGAGATTGCGGGCAGgaggcgtggttggagggcgggacaTGGTGAATTACGTCATTTTGGCCTCACACCGCGACAAAAAATGATTCACTGCGAAATGCGTCATTTTTACGAGTAAGTTGCcgtatgcaggatacttgcctgctctcccgggagacctacccagatttcgggagtctcacgtacattccgggagagttggcaagtatgtctcaGACCCAGGAAACTATCTGAGAGCAAAAATGCAAACAATACAGTAATATGAACTACGGCACAATACCCAAAACTTAAGTACAGTACAAATAGTCTCCATTAAGTAGCAGTATATAGCAGttaaatattctatattgtttgtatttattacatgcaTTCTTTTCCAAGTAGAgttcaaaaacacaaaaacaaaatgaaagctaaagctgggcacacacctgtgcaattatcctgcagatcacacaattcacaaccATTTGGTCAAATATTGCAAGattgtgtacgctcccatgatcatgctTTATCAAAACACATTGCGTTTGTTTATATGGTTttctaaactttctaaaaatcacAATTAACCAAGTTATGATGTACATTAATGACcttttcaacagatggttatgagggatgaagagctcagatctaaaggtaaattgtgtaggtgtgtacacatgactcGGCATGTTTATCCGTActtcaatcgttggtgaaatcgttagagACATTGCATCCGAAGAATGATTGCATAGTTGTAAATACTGAGTCaacaatatgtttttaataacTAACTTTTTGGACAAATGTAAACTACAACAACAAatcatgtattttaaatattgttctaaaacaaaatatagcacttatttttgataactTCCATTAACTACTGCTAATAAAAAGCCGCCAGGTACCTATCAGGGAGCTTTCCCAGCCACCTTATTTTCTGAGCACTGCAGGCTGTTTAGGACTAGAATATAAGGTACAACTCAAATGGCTGTTGAGAAATGTGAATTGAAGCCGACACCTGTTTGCCTGTACATGACACCTGCTCCGTCATGTGCCAAGCTCACTACACACTTGTTTTCAACAAATTAATTGTACTTTGTGCTTCCAGTACTCCGAAGCCTGTAAGGTTCAGAGCATAAGTGACGACTGTATGTGAAagggttatttatatattttttcactgacATTCTTTACTGTAGAATTGAAAGAAAAGTCGACTCTATAAAACTATTAGTATTGCATGTTTTAAATAAGTCAAACTATTTGATTGTTCCCAGTAAGATAAGCAAATACAAGTGTGCAAAGTATGTATTTAACTGGAGTTGTCTTTTAAgtcatataatttaaataaataccaGAAACACATTATGATATACTAATAAAAGCAactttttactaaaaaaaacatttgtcaaatattaagaaaatataAGCACGCTcaaccaaaatgaaaaaaagtatCAAGAAGGAAGCGTAGATACAGAGCTATGTTTTTACTCATACAAAATTACAGGCAAAGAATTCCTGACACTTTAGGGGACTGCTCCTTTGCTCCCTGCTTTGACACAATGGGGTAAACTCCAAAATGGCATCTGACGGCAGAAAATTAACAGTGGAGTTTGAACTTTATAATGTTTGAAGAACTTTACGAAAGCAGAAGAGGATTGCATATTCTTTTCCACAAACTCATACTCGCATGTAGACCTAATATTAACAGATAAGTGGATACTTCAACAAATACCCACAGCAAACATCCCAGTCATATTGTGGTTAGATGAAGCCCCAATCAACTTGACTTGGGGAAATCACTGGCACCAAAGTGTCTTAAAGGTGCTTTAAACTCTTATTCAGCCACATACTCACCAACAGACACTAATATCAAAAACTTTTCTTGCACAAGCTTCATGGGCAACATGCCAAAATAAGAATGGTATATATTAAGAAAGCCCAGGAATATCAATTTGCTAGAAACTGCACCCAACTTTACATTAGATGCTTCTACCCTCCAACTAAACAAAATAATGAATGCCTCTCTAATTAATGTCTACAACTAAAGGAACATTAAGATAGCTAAGTATTCAGACATAGAAAAGTTTGTGACAAATGCATCAGCTGTTGTCGATCCTAGTAGAAATGGTTTTCCtgataatataaaacatttacgGACAAACAGCATTTTAATGTCATGCGATTTACTTATATTTATCAACGTGTCTCCGAACATTAAAAGAGAATCATCTCAATAAGGAATTATCAGATGTTGTTCCCAGTGTGACAGACTCCCATTGCTGTTACTCCTGCAGTGCTTCAGATATTTATTTTGACTTTTAACAGTTACTGTCAGTAAATCTACTAACGCTTGGCAACCAGGACACCTCTCTTCAACGTGTCACACTTAATATTTACTAATTCACGTCCTCACCGCTCATAACTTGGCCGTAGTTTCATGCTGTCCCCTGAAGCACTGCACGTTGCTGCCCATCTCTGTCTCCCAGACACAGCGATATCCAGGCGACACTACCGGGCCCGGTCACAGGTAAGCCGCAGTACACACTCAGGTT is a genomic window of Mixophyes fleayi isolate aMixFle1 chromosome 2, aMixFle1.hap1, whole genome shotgun sequence containing:
- the RNFT1 gene encoding E3 ubiquitin-protein ligase RNFT1, with the protein product MKLRPSYERKCSSEDSNLDDKTSIMQTSSGNDDSSASLSFPASRPPAEGSCNTGDASINIHPSNSESGTRSASRHARPTIHIQSRHGHTHSNSNDADGQEDPNNTDTREHGNSISDVLHVYQWLSKSFPYILIFSAKLIVQHITGISVGIGLLTTFLYANKCIVNQVFLRDKCSKLQCIWLLLFLSGSSVLLYYTFSSQALYYSLIFMNPTLGPLQFWDALWVVGITDFIGKFFFMGLKCLILLVPSFVMSHKCKGYWYMCLEEIAQYYCTFVSTPVWFRYLIDYGAQTIGVQWHFGVLLALLYLIIKLCFVFGQWKTSADVLRLFITQPNYGTAATKRQCSEAGVICAICYDEFTKPTVLMCQHIFCEECISMWFNRQKTCPLCRRVISNHIHKWKDGATSLQLRLF